One Setaria viridis chromosome 7, Setaria_viridis_v4.0, whole genome shotgun sequence genomic region harbors:
- the LOC117863835 gene encoding tryptamine hydroxycinnamoyltransferase 1, which produces MDVQVQRTFTIPAPPSEPSAEVPPTVFDLVAPAYHVTVLFAYAPPNPTNAALLAALAATLPRFPLLTARRLLDQSRRPSADRPLFVTGRGGAGALVVEAAVPSSPLADHLPLVPSPDLERLHPTVDKDTPHVLLLQINRFACGGLVIASSSHHQAADGYSMSTFFHAWADAVRASGATGAPPRTTIDRPPVQPYGPGAVVPRRPPRCEFEHRGAEFLPSDAAPRQPPARVHPSEIANLLLHYTDEHVADLKARASNRYTTFETLSAHLWRKITAARGRAEDPARTALNVTVNGRARLGADALPRGFFGNAVLTASSGTSARDLARGTLADAAAMVRAGVRARDGRYFQSFIDFRALHGGEEELEPTVGDEDNVLLPDVASDSWLHLELHRLDFGCGGWLVGILPAHSPLDGVVVLIPSLRKGGGVDAFVALFDRHAEVLRDIAYTMD; this is translated from the coding sequence ATGGACGTGCAGGTGCAGCGGACGTTCACCAtacccgcgccgccgtcggagccgtCGGCGGAGGTGCCGCCCACCGTCTTCGACCTTGTCGCGCCGGCCTACCACGTCACCGTCCTCTTCGCCTACGCCCCGCCCAACCCCACCAACGCCGCActcctcgccgccctcgccgccaccctcccgcGCTTCCCGCTCCTCACCGCCCGCCGCCTACTCGATCAGAGCCGCCGGCCAAGCGCCGACCGCCCGCTCTTCGTCacgggcaggggcggcgcgggcgccctCGTCGTGGAGGCCGCGGTGCCGTCGTCCCCGCTCGCGGACCACCTCCCGCTCGTCCCTTCGCCGGACCTCGAGCGCCTCCACCCGACGGTCGACAAGGACACGCCGCACGTGCTGCTGCTCCAGATCAACCGCTTCGCGTGCGGCGGCCTCGTGATCGCCTCGTCCTCGCACCACCAGGCTGCCGACGGATACTCCATGTCCACCTTCTTCCACGCGTGGGCCGACGCCGTTCGCGCCAGCGGTGCCACGGGCGCCCCGCCGCGAACCACCATCGACCGCCCTCCAGTGCAGCCGTACGGGCCTGGCGCCGTcgtcccgcgccgcccgccgcggtgcGAGTTCGAGCACCGCGGCGCCGAGTTCCTGCCGTCGGACGCCGCGCCCCGGCAGCCCCCCGCCCGCGTCCACCCCTCCGAGATCGCCAACCTCCTGCTGCACTACACGGACGAGCACGTCGCCGATCTCAAGGCCCGCGCTAGCAACAGGTACACGACCTTCGAGACCCTCTCCGCGCACCTCTGGCGGAAGAtcacggcggcgcggggccgcgCCGAGGACCCCGCACGCACGGCGCTGAACGTGACGGTGAACGGCCGAGCGCGGCTCGGGGCCGACGCCCTGCCCAGGGGGTTCTTCGGGAACGCCGTGCTCACGGCGAGCTCCGGGACGAGCGCGCGGGACCTGGCGCGGGGcaccctcgccgacgccgcggcgatGGTCCGGGCGGGCGTCCGCGCGCGCGACGGCCGGTACTTCCAGTCGTTCATCGACTTCAGGGCGctgcacggcggcgaggaggagctggagcccaCCGTCGGGGACGAGGACAACGTGCTGCTGCCGGACGTGGCGTCCGACAGCTGGCTGCACCTGGAGCTGCACCGGCTAGACTTTGGGTGTGGCGGGTGGCTGGTCGGGATCCTGCCGGCACATTCCCCGCTGGACGGGGTGGTGGTGCTGATCCCCAGCTTGAGGAAAGGGGGAGGCGTGGATGCCTTCGTGGCGCTGTTCGACAGGCATGCCGAGGTGCTCAGGGACATCGCCTACACCATGGACTGA
- the LOC117863833 gene encoding cytochrome P450 CYP94D108 has protein sequence MAAVPEMQSSALSLLLLLLLPILYIFYHLTGTLTKKKPTTHGLKSHPLLGHLPAFLRNRHRFLDWSTELIVASPEQRMGFWIPGMRTGIVTGNPADVEHVLRANFANYPKGAHTISMLEDFLGNGLFNSDGDQWLWQRKNASLEFTKRSLRKFVVDVVQAEVADRLLPLLRRNASGEAGGAVLDLQDVLERFAFDTICMVAFGHDPCCLADGGVMAEARSDFMHTFGEAQDLIVRRFLEPIEVSWKIKKWLNIGTERRLKKAISDIHAFAMDIVRARRQSASLDDARDDVLSRFVASDDHSDEALRDIVLSFLIAGRETTSSALTWFFWLVSSRPDVVSRIADEVRAVRESTGTRAGEPFGFDALRGMHYLHAALTESMRLYPPVPIDSQSCAADDTLPDGTHVGAGWSVTYSAYAMGRLAAIWGEDCAEYRPERWLGEDGAFRPESPFRYTVFHAGPRMCLGKEMAYVQMKSIVASVLEEFVVDVKKDSAGGVPEHVLSVTLRMKGGLPVQVRRRVVPGGAE, from the coding sequence ATGGCCGCCGTCCCAGAAATGCAAAGCTCTGCACTCTCCCTGCTTCTCCTCCTACTGCTTCCCATACTGTACATCTTCTACCACCTCACAGGAACCCTGACGAAGAAGAAACCCACAACTCATGGCCTCAAATCCCACCCTCTCCTCGGCCACCTCCCGGCGTTCCTGAGGAACCGCCACCGCTTCCTCGACTGGTCCACCGAGCTCATCGTCGCCAGCCCGGAGCAGAGGATGGGCTTCTGGATCCCCGGGATGCGGACGGGCATCGTCACCGGCAACCCCGCCGACGTCGAGCACGTCCTGCGCGCCAACTTCGCCAACTACCCCAAGGGCGCGCACACCATCTCCATGCTCGAGGACTTCCTCGGCAACGGCCTCTtcaactccgacggcgaccAGTGGCTCTGGCAGCGCAAGAACGCCAGCCTCGAGTTCACCAAGCGCTCCCTCCGCAAGTTCGTCGTCGACGTCGTGCAGGCCGAGGTCGCCGACAGGCTGCTCCCTCTGCTGCGGCGGAATGccagcggcgaggccggcggcgctgtCCTCGACTTGCAGGACGTGCTCGAGCGCTTCGCGTTCGACACCATCTGCATGGTGGCGTTCGGGCACGACCCGTGCTGCCTCGCCGACGGCGGGGTCATGGCCGAGGCGAGGTCCGATTTCATGCACACGTTCGGCGAGGCGCAGGACCTCATCGTTCGCCGGTTCTTGGAGCCCATTGAGGTCTCATGGAAGATCAAGAAGTGGCTCAACATCGGCACGGAGCGCCGGCTCAAGAAGGCCATCTCCGACATCCACGCGTTTGCCATGGACATCGTCCGTGCCCGGCGCCAGAGCGCGTCACTGGACGACGCCAGAGACGACGTCCTGTCACGGTTCGTGGCGAGCGACGACCACAGCGACGAGGCGCTCAGGGACATCGTCCTCAGCTTCCTCATCGCCGGGCGCGAGACGACGTCCTCGGCGCTGACGTGGTTCTTCTGGCTCGTGTCGTCGCGGCCGGACGTCGTGTCGCGCATCGCCGACGAGGTCCGCGCGGTGCGGGAGTCCACCGGcacgcgcgccggcgagccgtTCGGGTTCGACGCGCTGCGCGGCATGCACTACCTGCACGCCGCGCTCACCGAGTCGATGCGGCTGTACCCGCCGGTGCCGATCGACTCGCAGTCGTGCGCCGCCGACGACACTCTGCCCGACGGCACGCACGTCGGTGCCGGCTGGTCCGTGACGTACAGCGCCTATGCCATGGGGCGCCTCGCGGCCATATGGGGCGAGGACTGCGCGGAGTACAGGCCGGAGCGGTGGCTCGGGGAGGACGGCGCGTTCCGGCCGGAGAGCCCGTTCCGGTACACCGTGTTCCATGCCGGGCCGAGGATGTGCCTGGGGAAGGAGATGGCCTACGTGCAGATGAAGTCCATCGTTGCGAGCGTGCTCGAAGAGTTCGTGGTCGACGTCAAGAAGGATTCCGCCGGCGGTGTGCCGGAGCACGTGCTCTCCGTGACGCTCAGAATGAAAGGGGGCTTGCCTGTGCAAGTGAGGAGAAGGGTGGTTCCTGGAGGTGCTGAATGA
- the LOC117863832 gene encoding uncharacterized protein, with protein MRLEGYNPAVQRPRCRLPRPFEVLQFVPPPPSRSHTSRRGRRPPPPPPPQRLMSTRLLPRITPLPRRRPNPSYPPVTPALAASLARVLASRATDPTWSRSLAALLPPPLSDARLAAAVSSLTDPDLALALLSWSQSHAHHHHDAPTPLAHSALLRLLARARRFDAADATLRSMSPATPTRACLGALVAAYADAGMEGKAAETCARAREMHGALPEARHCNRLLRLLVERLRWEDARKLYDEMLAEEGGADNYSTCVMVRGMCLEGRVEEGMKLIEARWGAECIPHVVFYNVLIDGYCRRGDIGKALLLLGDMDTKGFLPTAVTYGSIVNWLGRKGDLEKIGSLLGEMRVRGLPPNVQIYNTVVDALCKCQSATQAMAVLKQLFASGCDPDIVTFNTLISAFCREGDVQQALQLLREAIRRELEPNQVSYTPLIHAFCIRGEVMVASDLLVEMMGRGHTPDVVTFGSLIHGLVVAGQVSEALIVREKMAERRVMPDANIYNVLISGLCKKRMLPAAKNLLAEMLEQNVQPDKFVYTTLIDGFIRSENLSDARKIFEFMEEKGVCPDVVGYNAMVKGYCKFGMMNEAIMCMSSMRKVGCIPDEFTYTTLIDGYAKQGNISAALRFLCDMMKRRCNPNVVTYSSLISGYCKINDMDSAEDLFEKMQSEGLSANVIHYTIIIGSLFKKDEVIKAAAYFESMLLNHCSPNEVTLHYLVNGLTNSMPCIINLTCSSNVKVNNKRALLDVFKGMVSDGLDPRISALNAIIFSLCRHNMLEKALNFKDEMAKKGYTPDPVTFLSLLYGFCSVGKPSNWRVVLPNEFQQDEFEIIFRYKTLFDQHVVKSVSLEVYRVLQLCAKEFQFIQQAD; from the coding sequence ATGCGGCTTGAGGGCTACAACCCCGCCGTTCAACGGCCGCGATGCCGCTTGCCGCGGCCGTTCGAGGTTCTTCAATTCGtgccgcctccgccctcgcGCTCGCACACctcgcgccgcggccgccgaccgccgccgccgccgccgccgcagcgttTGATGTCAACAAGGCTCCTGCCCCGCATCaccccgctcccgcgccgccgccccaaccCGAGCTACCCGCCCGTCACCCCGGCCCTCGCGGCCTCGCTCGCGCGCgtcctcgcctcccgcgccaccgACCCCACCTGGTCCCGctccctcgccgcgctcctcccgcCCCcgctctccgacgcccgcctcgccgccgccgtctcctccctcACCGACCCCGACCTCGCCCTCGCGCTCCTCTCCTGGTCCCAGTCCCACGCCCACCACCATCATGACGCGCCGACCCCGCTCGCACACTccgcgctgctccgcctcctcgcccgcgcccgccgcttcgACGCCGCGGACGCCACGCTCCGCTCCATGTCCCCCGCCACGCCCACGCGCGCCTGCCTCGGCGCGCTCGTCGCCGCGTACGCGGACGCCGGGATGGAAGGGAAGGCCGCCGAGACGTGCGCTCGCGCCAGGGAGATGCACGGCGCGCTCCCGGAGGCGAGGCACTGCAACCGCCTGCTCAGGCTTCTCGTGGAGCGCCTGCGATGGGAGGATGCCCGGAAGCTGTATGACGAAATGCttgcggaggagggcggcgcggatAACTACAGCACCTGCGTGATGGTCAGAGGGATGTGCTTGGAAgggcgggtggaggaggggatGAAGCTAATAGAGGCGAGGTGGGGAGCTGAGTGTATTCCGCACGTCGTGTTCTACAATGTGTTGATCGATGGGTACTGCCGGCGCGGGGACATTGGGAAGGCATTGCTGCTGTTGGGCGATATGGACACGAAAGGATTCTTGCCAACTGCGGTGACATATGGTTCTATTGTTAACTGGCTCGGGAGGAAAGGTGATCTGGAGAAGATTGGGAGTTTGCTTGGGGAGATGAGGGTGAGAGGATTGCCCCCCAATGTGCAGATTTATAACACTGTGGTTGACGCATTGTGCAAATGCCAGTCAGCAACGCAGGCAATGGCTGTTCTGAAGCAACTGTTTGCAAGTGGTTGTGACCCGGATATTGTGACATTTAATACTTTGATATCGGCGTTTTGCCGGGAAGGTGATGTTCAACAGGCTTTGCAGCTTTTGAGGGAGGCCATTAGGAGGGAGTTGGAACCAAATCAAGTTAGCTATACTCCCTTGATTCATGCCTTCTGCATCAGAGGAGAAGTGATGGTTGCATCGGATTTACTTGTGGAGATGATGGGAAGAGGTCATACTCCAGATGTGGTTACATTTGGTTCATTGATTCATGGCCTTGTTGTTGCTGGGCAAGTAAGTGAGGCCTTGATTGTCCGGGAAAAGATGGCAGAGAGACGGGTGATGCCTGATGCTAACATATATAATGTACTGATTAGTGGTTTATGCAAGAAACGGATGCTTCCTGCAGCCAAGAACCTTCTCGCAGAGATGCTCGAGCAAAATGTGCAACCTGATAAATTTGTGTATACCACTTTGATTGATGGTTTCATTAGGAGTGAGAATCTCAGTGATGCGAgaaaaatatttgaattcatggaagaaaaagGTGTCTGCCCTGATGTTGTTGGTTACAATGCTATGGTTAAGGGATATTGTAAGTTTGGAATGATGAATGAGGCAATTATGTGCATGAGCAGCATGAGAAAGGTTGGGTGTATCCCAGATGAGTTTACATATACTACACTTATTGATGGCTATGCTAAACAAGGTAACATAAGTGCAGCTCTTAGGTTCTTATGTGATATGATGAAGCGGAGATGCAACCCAAATGTTGTTACGTACTCGTCACTAATAAGTGGATACTGCAAGATAAATGACATGGACAGTGCGGAAGATTTGTTTGAAAAGATGCAGTCTGAAGGTCTGTCTGCTAATGTTATACACTATACAATTATAATTGGTAGTCTgtttaaaaaagatgaagtgaTCAAAGCTGCTGCATACTTTGAAAGCATGCTGCTTAATCATTGCTCTCCTAATGAAGTCACGTTGCATTATCTAGTTAATGGGCTCACGAATAGTATGCCTTGTATAATCAACCTAACCTGCAGTAGCAATGTTAAGGTTAATAACAAGAGAGCCCTTTTAGATGTATTCAAGGGAATGGTTTCTGATGGATTAGACCCAAGGATTTCAGCTCTCAATGCTATTATCTTTAGCCTATGTAGACATAATATGCTTGAGAAGGCACTGAACTTCAAAGATGAGATGGCTAAAAAAGGCTACACGCCGGACCCAGTGACCTTCCTTTCCCTACTCTATGGCTTTTGTTCTGTTGGAAAACCAAGCAACTGGAGGGTCGTCCTTCCTAATGAATTTCAGCAGGATGAATTCGAGATAATCTTTAGGTACAAGACATTATTTGATCAGCATGTAGTTAAGTCAGTCAGCCTTGAGGTCTATAGAGTCTTGCAGTTATGTGCTAAGGAGTTTCAGTTCATACAACAAGCAGATTag
- the LOC117863837 gene encoding phosphoglycerate mutase-like protein 4, with translation MAPASPHGEHFAEVVLVRHGQTDWNVSRIVQGRMDQELNETGRQQAAMVARRLSEETKPAAVYSSDLKRAFQTAQTIAAHCGVSDSDLVIDLALTERHMGLFQGWTIDDAKRSEAFKAFARGGRDQEIPGGGESLDQLFERCVPRLNAIAEKHKGERVVIVSHEAVIEEICKHADPTISVGMKIPNTSISVVHVSGSDGRWILEKFGDAGHLTGDGFPQSTFGGVGVSA, from the exons ATGGCACCTGCATCGCCGCACGGCGAGCACTTCGCGGAGGTGGTGTTGGTGCGCCATGGACAGACGGATTGGAACGTCTCCCGCATCGTTCAG GGACGGATGGATCAGGAGCTGAACGAGACTGGTAGGCAGCAGGCTGCCATG GTTGCCCGTCGTCTGTCGGAAGAAACCAAGCCAGCTGCCGTCTACTCCTCTGACTTGAAGCGTGCTTTCCAGACTGCGCAAACGATCGCAGCGCATTGCGGCGTATCTGATTCTGAT CTGGTGATTGATCTGGCACTGACGGAAAGGCACATGGGATTGTTCCAAGGTTGGACCATTGACGATGCCAAGAGGTCTGAAGCTTTCAAGGCTTTCGCACGCGGTGGCAGAGACCAAGAAATACCT GGTGGTGGGGAGAGTCTTGATCAACTTTTCGAGCGCTGTGTTCCCCGCTTGAACGCAATCGCCGAGAAGCACAAGG GTGAGCGGGTGGTCATCGTCTCCCATGAGGCAGTCATAGAAGAAATCTGCAAGCACGCCGATCCAACGATCTCGGTTGGCATGAAAATTCCTAACACCTCAATCAGCGTTGTCCATGTCTCCGGTTCCGATGGCCGCTGGATCCTGGAGAAGTTCGGGGACGCCGGACACCTCACCGGAGATGGCTTCCCGCAAAGTACATTTGGTGGCGTTGGCGTCTCTGCGTGA
- the LOC117863836 gene encoding uncharacterized protein, giving the protein MSPTPAPSGGEEFTEVVVVRHGETSWNASHIVQQMDPELNEIGRQQAVVVARRLSKEAKPAAIYSSDLKRAAETAEIIAKVCDVPNLVLNEALRERHMGYLQGLKWDDAVNKNPDVFRGFDIFKITEGSDPDSRNQEIPGGGESLNQLTERCVSYLNKIAQEHIGERVVVVSHGAAILEMSWHTDPPNSPIRRNIPNTSLNVFRVSSVTGHWILERCGDVSHLNGNGFLENSFGGNGASASMSPASPHGEHFTEVVVVRHGETSWNASRIIQGQMDPELNETGKQQAIMLARRLSKEAKPAAVYSSDLKRAAETAQTIATACHVSNLVFDQSLRERHMGDLHGLKFDDAVSTKPEAYKAFSSDDRNQEIPGGGESLDQLSERCVSYLNTIADKHKGERVVVVSHGAAIEEICRHADPTMTLVRRRIPNTSISVIHISGENRHWILEKLGDVGHLDEDGFLQSAFGGDGASV; this is encoded by the exons ATGTCGCCCACCCCGGCgcccagcggcggcgaggagttcacggaggtggtggtggtccgGCACGGGGAGACCTCCTGGAACGCCTCCCACATCGTCCAG CAAATGGACCCAGAGCTGAATGAGATCGGTAGACAGCAAGCTGTTGTG GTGGCTCGTCGGCTGTCAAAAGAAGCCAAACCAGCTGCCATATATTCCTCTGATTTGAAGCGTGCTGCTGAGACTGCAGAAATTATAGCAAAAGTTTGTGATGTACCAAAT TTGGTGCTGAATGAGGCACTAAGGGAAAGGCACATGGGATATCTCCAAGGCTTGAAGTGGGATGATGCTGTAAATAAAAATCCAGATGTTTTCAGAGGCTttgatatttttaaaattacTGAGGGCTCTGATCCTGATAGCAGAAACCAAGAAATACCG GGTGGTGGAGAGAGCCTGAATCAGTTAACTGAGCGCTGCGTCTCCTACTTGAATAAGATTGCTCAGGAACACATAG GAGAGCGGGTTGTGGTGGTCTCCCACGGTGCAGCCATACTGGAGATGTCCTGGCACACTGATCCTCCCAACAGCCCGATCCGCAGGAACATTCCCAATACTTCACTGAATGTTTTCCGTGTGTCAAGCGTCACTGGACATTGGATCCTTGAGAGGTGTGGAGACGTTAGCCATCTCAACGGAAATGGCTTCCTGGAGAACTCATTTGGCGGAAACGGGGCCTCTGCGT CAATGTCTCCTGCATCGCCTCACGGCGAGCACTTcacggaggtggtggtggtgcggcatGGAGAGACATCGTGGAACGCCTCCCGCATCATTCAG GGACAAATGGATCCGGAGCTGAATGAGACTGGTAAACAGCAAGCTATCATG CTTGCCCGTCGGCTGTCCAAAGAAGCCAAGCCAGCTGCTGTGTACTCCTCTGATTTGAAGCGCGCTGCCGAGACTGCACAAACTATCGCAACAGCTTGCCATGTATCCAAT TTGGTGTTTGATCAGTCACTGAGAGAAAGGCACATGGGAGATCTCCACGGTTTGAAGTTTGATGATGCCGTCAGTACCAAGCCTGAAGCTTACAAGGCTTTCTCATCCGATGACAGAAACCAAGAAATTCCT GGTGGTGGGGAGAGTCTTGATCAACTTTCCGAGCGCTGTGTTTCCTACTTGAACACGATAGCTGACAAGCACAAGG GGGAGCGGGTGGTTGTGGTCTCCCATGGCGCCGCCATAGAGGAAATCTGCAGGCACGCCGATCCAACGATGACATTGGTTCGCAGAAGAATCCCCAACACTTCAATCAGCGTGATCCATATTTCCGGTGAGAACCGCCATTGGATCCTCGAGAAGCTCGGGGACGTCGGCCACCTCGATGAAGATGGCTTTCTGCAGAGTGCATTTGGTGGTGATGGCGCCTCTGTGTAA
- the LOC117864940 gene encoding LOW QUALITY PROTEIN: F-box/kelch-repeat protein At5g26960 (The sequence of the model RefSeq protein was modified relative to this genomic sequence to represent the inferred CDS: inserted 2 bases in 1 codon; deleted 2 bases in 1 codon), with translation MAAESCHPRGLSWFARSCIPADPARHIAVPVXPSPPPPPPPTQPPTPESPISALPDELLLECLARVPRASLPPLPAVCRRFAALLASEGFLHLRRAHGRLRPCLIAVSVSSAHSGATFARALLQLGASSRPDLEVAALPLPPPLLHCAGSSSSAFAHARAVVLGRDVYLIGRGATLRVDALTGAARACAPTLFPRKKFAAAAVGARIYVAGGSARTAAVEEYDPDADAWRVVAEAPRRRYGCAGAGAGGVFYVAGGVAVSGHPGGDGGAPRALEAHACAGSVDALHVASGAWAWSARPRAVPGGGCVVGACGAGDGHLYVVASHAVDLSFWRWSGGGVNRGGDVGRSASGWVALEAPPVPRGSVGLGMAVRVAMAGVGADRVAAVVNVAAVRGHNAAGGALEGFVLVYDIVGGKWSRAPDLPPGFRRAACAAVDTKCGARQPFCPSPFRRSIPLNPCFIVAVLAISVATGLLHHLLLTLAAVHPSRHTSSRLDAQMRAYLRASAIATAPALAPAAVSTPGAAGGVGLGYGIAIAVGVLVLVSTVTLASYLCVLTKAGAAHAATLLAAAAAAAPPYAGAAAVVPGLDGGAIDALYPKYLHAVSGQDGDDGPCAICLGEFECGDALRRGPGCGHGFHACCAERWLRVSATCPVCRDSPVPSPVATPLAEAVPLAAHAR, from the exons ATGGCCGCGGAGAGCTGCCACCCCCGCGGCCTCTCCTGGTTCGCCAGGTCCTGCATCCCCGCCGACCCCGCCCGCCACATCGCCGTCCCCGT cccatctccgccgcctccaccaccaccaacacaGCCTCCGACACCG GAGTCCCCCATCTCCGCGCTCcccgacgagctcctcctcgaGTGCCTCGCCCGCGTGCCCCGCGCctcgctccctcctctccccgccGTCTGCCGCCGCttcgccgccctcctcgcctccgagggcttcctccacctccgccgcgcccacggccgcctccgcccctgccTCATCGCCGTCTCCGTCTCCTCCGCCCACAGCGGGGCCACCTTCGCCCGCGCGCTGCTCCAGCTCGGCGCATCCTCCCGCCCCGACCTCGAGGTCGCCGCGCTacccctgcctccgccgctcctGCATTgcgcgggctcctcctcctcggccttcgcgcacgcgcgcgccgtCGTGTTGGGCCGCGACGTGTACCTCATCGGCCGCGGCGCCACGCTGCGGGTGGACGCGCTcacgggcgcggcgcgcgcgtgcgcgcccACGCTGTTCCCGCGGAAGAagttcgcggcggcggccgtgggcgcGCGGATCTACGTCGCGGGCGGGTCGGCGCGGACCGCGGCGGTCGAGGAGTACGACCCGGACGCCGACGCGTGGCGCGTCGTGGCggaggcgccgcggcggaggtaCGGgtgcgccggcgcgggggccggcggcgtgtTCTACGTCGCCGGCGGGGTGGCGGTGTCCGGGCACCCcggcggggacggcggtgcGCCGCGGGCGCTCGAGGCGCACGCGTGCGCCGGGTCGGTGGACGCGCTGCACGTGGCGTCGGGCGCGTGGGCGTGgtcggcgcggccgcgggcggtgcccggcggcggctgcgtcgTGGGCGCCTGCGGCGCCGGGGACGGCCACCTCTACGTGGTGGCGAGCCACGCGGTGGACCTATCCTTCTGGCggtggagcggcggtggcgtcaACAGGGGTGGTGACGTCGGTAGAAGCGCCAGCGGGTGGGTGGCGCTGGAGGCGCCGCCCGTGCCCCGGGGCTCGGTGGGTCTGGGCATGGCGGTGCGCGTGGCGAtggccggcgtcggcgccgacagggtggcggcggtggtgaacGTGGCCGCCGTGAGGGGCCAcaacgcggcgggcggcgcactTGAAGGGTTCGTACTGGTGTACGACATCGTCGGCGGCAAGTGGAGCCGGGCGCCTGACCTGCCGCCAGGGTTCCGGCGCGCGGCGTGCGCCGCCGTCGA CACGAAATGCGGTGCACGGCAGCCTTTCTGTCCCTCTCCATTCAGACGTTCTATACCACTGAATCCCTGCTTCATCGTCGCCGTGCTTGCCATTTCAGTCGCCACTGGCTTACTCCATCACCTCTTACTCACTCTAGCAGCTGTTCACCCCTCGCGCCATACCAGTTCACGGCTTGACGCCCAAATGCGCGCGTACCTCCGCGCCTCGGCCATCGCCACCGCACCCGCGcttgctcccgccgccgtctccacccCCGGCGCAGCGGGCGGCGTGGGCCTCGGCTACGGCATCGCCATCGCGGTGGGCGTCCTCGTGCTCGTCTCCACCGTCACGCTCGCCTCCTACCTCTGCGTCCTCACCAAGGCCggcgccgcgcacgccgccaccctcctcgccgccgccgccgccgcggccccacCCTACGCCGGCGCAGCGGCCGTCGTGCCgggcctcgacggcggcgccatcgACGCGCTGTACCCCAAGTACCTGCACGCCGTCTCCGGTCAAGATGGCGACGACGGCCCGTGCGCCATCTGCCTCGGCGAGTTCGAGTGCGGCGACGCGCTGCGGCGCGGTCCGGGGTGCGGCCACGGCTTCCACGCGTGCTGCGCCGAGCGGTGGCTCCGGGTGAGCGCCACCTGCCCCGTGTGCCGCGACTCGCCCgtgccgtcgcccgtcgccacgccGCTCGCGGAGGCCGTGCCCCTCGCCGCGCACGCGCGGTGA
- the LOC117862702 gene encoding uncharacterized protein — protein MGWKAAEKLIRHWKILRGDNVMIIRGKDKGETGLIKRVIRSQNRVIVEGKNLVKKHIKQGEGHTGGIFSIEAPLHVSNVQVVDPVTGKPCKVGYKYLEDGTKVRFARGMNASGAAIPRPEILKERRKPRPTSPGPKDTPIELVLEKTYDEKAGVGMPDL, from the exons ATGGGGTGGaaggcggcggagaagctcaTCAGACACTGGAAGATCCTCCGCGGCGACAAC GTGATGATCATCAGAGGCAAGGACAAGGGGGAAACCGGGCTCATCAAGCGGGTCATTCGATCGCAGAATCGTGTTATCGTCGAGGGCAAGAACTTG GTTAAGAAGCACATTAAGCAAGGGGAAGGGCACACAGGTGGTATTTTCTCCATTGAAGCCCCACTTCATGTTTCAAATGTCCAAGTAGTTGATCCTGTCACTGG GAAACCATGTAAGGTTGGATATAAGTATTTGGAAGATGGGACCAAAGTCAGGTTCGCTAGAGGGATGAATGCATCTGGTGCTGCGATCCCCCGGCCCGAAATTCTGAAGGAGAGAAGAAAACCGAGACCTACATCAC CTGGCCCAAAGGATACACCAATTGAGCTTGTGCTGGAGAAGACCTACGATGAGAAAGCTGGGGTTGGTATGCCTGATCTATAG